From the Triticum urartu cultivar G1812 chromosome 4, Tu2.1, whole genome shotgun sequence genome, the window ATTAGACAATCATAATTCTATTGACAGTTCTGAAACAAAGAAATGTTTGCGTAACGGTCCCATAAACAGCACCAAAACGAATCCCCATCCTTGGTAACTTGCTGGCTCTGATCTTCCAGGGCAACATGAATGATCAGCACTCCCTTTAATCAATGCACGCTCATCGAGCCATAGTAGCATCTCATTTGTCCTAAATTCTTCCACTCTTTGGAAACAAAGTCCCGGAATGGATGTGGATAGAGTATACTCAAATGGTTTCGCGAGAAATCGTACAATAAGAGTACCGTTCACTATGCATTTTATCATCAGTTAAACAATAATCACAGAAAAAGTTCAATTTGTGTTATTGAAACAACTCAATTTATAAGTATTATATTATATGATAAGTGATGCATAGGGATGTTGCAACAGTTCGACTCACAGAGCTAGTAAGTTCGACGAAAAAACAGCACAAGGCATGTCAGTTCACGCAGAGCATATCAGTCTTTCAGTTTCCTGAGCTCGCCAGTTCACCGACGGAATCCGCAGGTCAGCCCCTCATCTTCCACAAATTACTCTTCAGTCTTCTATGAGTATTACTTCAACTACTGCCTGAAATGTGTAGCTTGGGCTGAAGTTTTAAAGATCTGATTTACTGCTTACCTGCCGCAGCTCCCAGGCGGTTCACAGCCGCCGCCCTAGTCCGTTCGTCACTGCCAATCGAGGTCGTTCGACAATGCAGCGTTGAGGTCGGTCAACGACGCAATGGTTAGAGTCTCtttctctctcgctctctctctatTTTTGTTCTACCTATATGAAGTGTTTCCTGACTTTTCTTGGCTTTGCCTCTTCTTAGCCTCCGGTTTTTTGATTTGGAGACTGAATGAGTGCAGTTCGTCGAGGCATTTAATGTGCTGACCACTTAATATACATGGTTGGTAGGATCACTAGTATTATTTATGTTCTCAAGATACGAGAGACAAATCTTTAGTGGAATGTACGTATGATTGTGGTTGGTTGGACTGTATGGTCTGGTGGAAATCATGCATATTATTTGCTTATGACATGATGTATATATATACTGTTAGAAGTTCTAGTACATATATTACAAAAATTCACTGATAAAACATGTATCAGTTCATTATGTGTAGCACATGTTTAACACATACAATTACGAAACAGTTACTTGAACTATATAAGAGTTAAGCTTTGACTTGATTTTCAGTTCAAATTTTGCGTTCTTTTCAGTACATCAACTTTAATGTGCAGAACATCGAGGA encodes:
- the LOC125551539 gene encoding uncharacterized protein LOC125551539; its protein translation is MPTFARASFPVIVRPDGTRQNLSLVRIRLTELVSSTKKQHKACQFTQSISVFQFPELASSPTESAAPRRFTAAALVRSSLPIEVVRQCSVEVGQRRNVAMDAPNEGQRKAKNKLVQLLASSSYPILENILRPLCFLK